A window of the Xenopus laevis strain J_2021 chromosome 9_10L, Xenopus_laevis_v10.1, whole genome shotgun sequence genome harbors these coding sequences:
- the slc4a10.L gene encoding sodium-driven chloride bicarbonate exchanger isoform X4 — protein sequence MARWLKFEEDVEDGGERWSKPYVATLSLHSLFELRSCILHGTVLLDMRANTLEEIADMILDQQVASGQLSEDVRHRVHEALMKHHHHQNQKKLSNRIPIVRSFADIGKKQSEPHSMDKTGQLVSPQSAPSCIEHKNDVSRENSSLDVTKFDLHFMKKIPPGAEASNILVGELEFLDRAVVAFVRLSPAVLLSGLTEVPIPSRFLFVLLGPLGKGQQYHEIGRSIATLMTDEVFHDVAYKAKDRNDLVAGIDEFLDQVTVLPPGEWDPTIRIEPPKNVPSQEKRKTPGVPNGTAALGEPEEHGGHSGPELQRTGRLFGGLILDVKRKAPFFWSDFKDAISLQCLASVLFLYCACMSPVITFGGLLGEATEGRISAIESLFGASMTGIAFSLFGGQPLTILGSTGPVLVFEKILFKFCKDYDLSYLSLRASIGLWTAFNCIFLVATDASSLVCYITRFTEEAFAALICIIFIYEALEKLFHLGETYPINMNNNLELLTQYSCSCMEPENPSNKTLNYWKASNITASEISWNNLTVDACHKFQGDFIGRACGHEGPYVPDVLFWSVILFFATVTMSSTLKQFKTSRYFPTKVRSNISDFAVFLTILTMVIIDYCIGIPSPKLQVPNEFKPTRDDRGWIVNPLGRNPWWTVVAAIVPSFLCTILIFMDQQITAVIINRKEHKLKKGCGYHLDLLMVGVMLGVCSIMGLPWFVAATVLSITHVNSLKLESECSAPGEQPKFLGIREQRVTGLLIFVLMGSSVFMTRILQFIPMPVLYGVFLYMGSSSLKGIQFFDRTLLYWMPAKHQPDFIYLRHVPLRKVHLFTIIQLSCLILLWVIKASRAAIVFPMMVLALVFVRKLMDLFFTKRELSWLDDLMPESKKKKLEDAQKEEDESMLVLEDEVTGQLPLEENFREDPSVINISDEMAKTSVWKTMLITSDNSKSKESSIPTKSKKKKKAASGKGFDRETCL from the exons ACATGATTCTTGATCAGCAAGTAGcctctgggcagctaagtgaagATGTTCGTCACAGAGTCCACGAGGCATTAATGAAACATCATCACCATCAGAACCAGAAGAAACTAAGCAACAGAATTCCAATAGTCCGGTCATTTGCTGATATTGGCAAGAAACAGTCGGAGCCACATTCCATGGATAAAACTG GTCAGCTTGTGTCTCCGCAGTCTGCTCCCTCCTGCATTGAGCATAAGAATGATGTCAGCAGAGAGAACAGTAGCCTAGATGTTACAAAG tttgACTTGCATTTTATGAAGAAGATCCCTCCAGGAGCAGAAGCTTCCAATATTCTAGTAGGAGAGCTGGAATTTTTAGATCGAGCTGTAGTAGCCTTTGTTAGACTCTCACCAGCAGTGCTGCTCTCTGGACTTACAGAAGTTCCTATTCCTTCTAG gtttttatttgtacttttggGACCACTCGGAAAGGGACAGCAATATCATGAGATTGGAAGATCAATTGCGACTCTCATGACAGATGag GTATTTCATGATGTTGCTTACAAAGCTAAGGATCGAAATGACTTGGTTGCTGGGATAGATGAATTTTTAGACCAAGTCACTGTGCTTCCTCCAGGAGAGTGGGACCCTACAATTCGAATTGAGCCACCCAAGAATGTTCCATCTCAG GAGAAACGTAAAACTCCAGGAGTTCCAAATGGGACAGCAGCATTGGGTGAGCCAGAGGAGCATGGGGGGCATAGTGGACCAGAGTTACAGAGAACTGGAAG GTTGTTTGGGGGACTGATATTAGACGTCAAGAGGAAAGCTCCGTTCTTCTGGAGTGACTTCAAGGATGCTATCAGCTTACAATGTTTAGCTTCAGTCTTGTTCCTTTACTGTGCTTGCATGTCTCCTGTTATCACATTTGGAGGTCTTCTTGGAGAGGCAACTGAAGGTCGTATA AGTGCAATAGAATCTCTTTTTGGAGCATCTATGACAGGAATAGCCTTTTCCTTGTTTGGTGGACAGCCGCTAACAATTTTGGGGAGCACAGGACCAGTGTTGGTGTTTGAAAAGATATTATTCAAGTTTTGCAA gGATTACGACCTATCATACCTTTCATTAAGGGCAAGCATAGGTCTTTGgactgcttttaattgcattttcCTGGTCGCCACTGATGCAAGTTCCCTCGTGTGTTACATTACCCGCTTTACAGAGGAAGCATTTGCTGCTCTCATCTGCATCATTTTCATTTATGAGGCCTTAGAAAAGCTGTTTCATCTAGGTGAGACATATCCAATCAACATGaataataatttggaacttcTAACACAGTATTC ATGTAGTTGTATGGAGCCAGAAAATCCCAGCAATAAAACCCTGAATTATTGGAAGGCATCTAATATAACTGCTTCGGAAATATCATGGAACAACCTAACTGTGGAT GCTTGCCATAAATTCCAAGGAGATTTTATCGGTAGAGCCTGCGGACACGAAGGGCCTTATGTTCCTGATGTGCTTTTTTGGTCAGTCATCTTATTCTTTGCAACTGTTACAATGTCATCGACACTGAAACAATTCAAAACCAGCCGCTATTTCCCAACAAag GTCCGATCCAACATCAGTGACTTTGCTGTTTTTCTCACTATCTTGACCATGGTAATAATTGACTATTGTATTGGAATTCCATCTCCTAAATTACAAGTCCCAAATGAATTCAAG CCTACAAGAGATGATCGTGGTTGGATTGTTAACCCATTAGGACGCAACCCTTGGTGGACAGTAGTTGCTGCAATCGTTCCATCTTTCCTATGTACTATTCTAATCTTTATGGACCAACAGATTACAGCTGTTATTATCAACAGGAAAGAACACAAGTTAAAG AAAGGATGTGGCTATCACCTTGATCTTTTGATGGTGGGAGTGATGCTTGGTGTATGCTCTATCATGGGACTTCCATGGTTTGTAGCTGCTACTGTCCTCTCTATAACACATGTCAACAGTCTGAAACTGGAATCTGAGTGCTCAGCGCCAGGAGAACAACCTAAGTTTTTGGGTATCCGTGAGCAAAGAGTGACTGGGCTCCTGATTTTTGTTCTGATGGGCTCTTCTGTTTTCATGACACGGATTTTGCAG TTTATTCCAATGCCAGTCCTCTATGGAGTCTTTCTTTACATGGGATCCTCATCACTAAAGGGAATTCAG TTTTTCGATCGGACACTGCTCTACTGGATGCCTGCAAAGCACCAGCCAGATTTCATCTACCTAAGGCATGTCCCCCTCCGTAAGGTTCATCTCTTCACCATCATTCAGCTCAGCTGTCTTATACTTCTGTGGGTGATAAAAGCTTCTAGGGCTGCCATTGTGTTTCCAATGATG GTCTTAGCTCTGGTGTTTGTAAGGAAATTAATGGACCTTTTTTTCACCAAACGGGAACTAAGCTGGCTTGATGATTTAATGCCAGAAAGTAAGAAAAAGAAACTGGAGGATGCCCAAAAAGAG gaagaCGAAAGCATGTTGGTACTGGAAGATGAGGTTACAGGGCAACTACCACTTGAAGAGAATTTCAG GGAGGACCCGTCAGTAATAAACATTTCCgatgaaatggcaaaaacatCTGTGTGGAAGACTATGCTCATAACCTCAGACAATTCAAAGAGTAAGGAATCCAGCATACCCACTAAAAG caagaaaaagaaaaaggctgcCTCAGGGAAAGGATTCGACAGGGAGACTTGTCTCTGA